Below is a genomic region from Candidatus Bathyarchaeota archaeon.
GAAGTATCCCGGAAAAATAGAGACTCCAGTTGACTTGGCTGTGGAAGTTGAAGGAAAGAGAAAGGAAATAACAGTTGAGGAACTGCCAACGGAACATCCAATCTACGATATCGGAACAAAAACAATTGAGAAATACAGCCAAATTATTTCAACCGCCAAATCAATAGTCTTCAGCGGACCGCCGGGAGTATACGAAAAAGAAGAATTTGCAAAGGGAACCAAGGGACTCTTCGAAGCCATAGCAAAATCAAATGCCTTTTCGCTCATAGGCGGAGGCCACAGCGTAGCCGCCGTTCACAGCTTCGGCCTAGCCGACAAAATGGGCTATATTAGCACGGCTGGTGGAGCCTTAATCGAATTTCTAATGGGGAAAGAGCTTCCAGGCGTAGCCGCATTAGAAAAGGCCGCAAGTCGCCGCTAGACTACTCTATTGGAATTTCCTCTCCCCTCTTTTTTCTCGGCCACTCTATTTCCAGCAGACCAGGCTCAACGAGTCTGACCTTAATTTCCTCCTTTTTCGCCGGAGGCCTAAGCTTTATCTGCAATACATGCGAATCGGCAGTTCTCGAATAACGAACCGCAAAGGGCCTGTAGGGCCAAGCCCAAAATCCAAACGGGCCTATCTGAAAGCTGAAAAATTCATCCCAGAACTCTTCAGGCATCAGCATCCCCTCCAGTATATTAGAACCTCGGTGTGAAATTAATTTTTTCGAAAATTGCTTAAAATAAATGCTTTTAACTTAGAAATAGTATAATTAACTTGGAGAACATTAATCTTGGTAGTTCGAAGAAACATTATAGAATTTTTCAAGCTCTACTTAATTGCCATTTCGATAACTTTGGTAATTGTCGCGTTAGGAAGCCTAATTCTGTATACGCTAGCAAATTTCACGTTTATGGATTCCTTAAAAATATGTTTTTCAGTTGCAGTCATTTTTCTGTTTGGGATGGGTTTTGTCAGTTTGCTTCCTCTATCTGAGTTCTCACACATTATGACTCGTGGAAGAGGCAGAGCTGAAGCAAACCCTGCAATTCTAAGGGAAGGAATAAAAGATACTCGCAAAGGGAGAAAGCCAAAAAATTTAGGAATGTTATTCTTCACCGTTGGACTAACACTTATAATTGTATACTTTTTAATCTTTTAGGCTAACTTTTCCTTCAGCCGCCAGCGACGTTTCAGTTTCCAACACTATAGTCTCATAAATTTCCAATGTTTGTTCCGCAGCCTTTCTCCAAGTGAAATATTGCAACACTCTTTTCCTTCCGTTTTCTCCCCACCTCTTAGCTCTTTCGGGATCACATAGCACTTGTTTTATTCCCCAAGCTATGTCGGCAGGGTCATTACCGTTCACGTGAACTCCATTTTGGTCCGGACCAGACGCTATAACCTGTTCTTTGAAGCCTACTACGCCGTGGCCGCCTACGACTACTGGCTTGGCCATGCTCATTGCTTCTAGGCTGACTATGCCGAAAGGCTCGTAGATTGATGGGAATACGCATAGGTCTGCGGCTGCGTAGTGGAGTATACGCTCCTTTTCTGGGACAAAGTCGAATCTGCAGATGACCTTATCTTGGATTCCGAGTCTGTGAACTGCTTCTTGAATGTCGCTTTGCTGTTCACCTTTGCCTAAAATGACGAGCTTAACGTTTGGAAACTCCTCTAAAACTAGAGGCATTGCCTGAACGAGGTTTCTTACGCCTTTAACCCATGTAAGTCTGCCCAGGAAGAATATCATTTTCTCATCGGATGTTATTCCATAGAATTCTCTAAGTCTCTCAATATCTTCAGCTTTACAATTAGCCGGATTATACTTTTCTGGGTCTACGCCGTTCCATACAACGCTTATTTTTTGGCTGGGCCATCCATGTCTGATTAGGTCTTCTTTCATTACGTAGCTTACGGTTACTATTCTGTCGGCAGCGTTCGCCATTGCCCATTCAAGATGCGAGACAACTTCTGAGCCGCATCCCCCGCTTCTTCCAAACTCTGTGCTGTGAACATGAAATACAACTGGAATCTTTGTTTCATTCTTTACTATTAGGCCTGAAATGCTGCTCAGCCAGTCGTGAACACAGACAATGTCGAAGTTGTAGCCTTCCTTTTTCATGAGGCTATTAATCATTTTGGTTGCGCTCAGAATGTTATATATGAACAGGTCGTTGAAGAGTCGAATGTTTGTTCCCCATCTTTTTAGGTCATCTACAACAAACATTGGAAAAACATTGCTTGCATCAGCAATCATGGGCCTGTGAACTTCAACTCCTCTTAAAATCTCATGAGTTTTCAAGTTTCCAGGATTAAGCGTAAAAACTGTTACATCATGCCCTAAAGAAACGAATTCACGAGTTATGTATTCCGCGTAGGTGCCTAAACCGCCCACAAGCTTTGGTGGGTATTCCCAAACAAAGAAACCTATTCTCAAATGTTCCACCAAAAAATAAGGATTTAACGTTTCAGCTAAACTTTATGAATCCAAAATAAGAAAATTGCGTCTATTTTTCAGTTATTAAAGCTGACTATACATAGTCTCCTATGATTTTAAGATTATTTTTGCTTGCTTTCTCTAAAAGGCTTTTAACGTGTCTAAACCATTGATAGACTGCTGAAGCCTCTATTCTTATGGTATCTGCAAGGTTTATGGAGACGTATACGCCGTCTTCTTTGACCATACACGTGCATTCGTTAATTTCGGCAACTGCACAAACAATAGGATTCCAGAGTTTTTCCAATTCAATTTCTAAATATCGTCTTTCCTTAAATCCTGAAGTCAAGTCTTGACTCAACTGAAGTTTTTCTAACTGTCGAATTATATGATTCTTAAATTCCTTGGTTACAGTTATTCCGTACCTTGTCCTTTTCATAAATCCCTTCCCAATGAGCTGTTCAACTGGAAAAAATTTTGAAAAATAAATCTCAGAAGCGAAGTCGTCTAACAACTCTAGTGGCTCGATTTTTATAAGCTTATTCATCAAACAATTTATGGAAGAAACTAATAATTTAGCTTTAGGGAGCAACCAGCCAATTGTCAGTTAAATTCGATACAGTTATTGTCCGTTTTGGAGGAGAAATAGGGATAAAAAGCGAATGGACAAGAAAATCCTATGAAAACTTAATCCTAAAGAACATAAAAAAGGCCTTAACCTTTCATAATATTAACCTTGAAGAATTCTCACGGTATTCTGGAAGAATCTATATAAAAACGGAAACACCAATCGAAGTATCGGAAAAACTTGTTAAAGTTTTTGGAATATCCTCTGTCTCGCCAGCGATAGAAACAACCTCAAATCTAAAAGATATTGAAGAGAAAAGCCTAGAACTAGCTAGAGAAAAACTAGGTGAAAATGCAAAATTTGCTATTAGATGTCGAAGGGTAGGTTCTCATTCCTATACAAGCATGGGTGTATGCCGAAGAGTTGGGCAAATCATACTTGACGAGTTGGGCGCTCGCAAATTAAAGGTTGACCTTGAAAATCCAGACGTTGAAATTCAAATTGAAATCAGAGAGGACAAAGCCTATGTATACTCAGAAGTTTTACATGGACCCGGAGGGTTTCCTCTAGGCTCACAACCAAAACTTGTTTGTCTTTTAAGCGGAGGAATAGACTCGCCGGTTGCTTGCTGGCTTGTAATGAAGCGGGGCGCCCCAATTACCCCCATATATTTTGATAATTATCCATTTACTGATGAAACAACGCTTAAAAGAGCGGTAAAGGTTGCCGAGAAGCTTGCTGAATGGGCAATAGGCTATCCAATGAAGCTTTACATTATTCCTCACGGCCCGAACCTTATAGAAATTAGGGAGAAATGCCCCGAACGCCTAACCTGTCTACTATGTAAACGCATGATGTATAGGATGGCCGAGGAAATAGCCCGTAAAGAGAGGGCTGAGGGCATAGTTACCGGAGAATCTATAGGAGAGCAGGCAAGCCAGACCCTTTGGAACCTAAAAATTTTAGACGAAGCTGCAAAGCAATATCCAGTTTATCGGCCATTAATAGGCTTTGATAAAGTTGAAACAGAGAGAATAGCGAAGAAAATAGGAACATATGAAATTTCAATTCAAAAAGCCAAGGGATGCGAAGCTGCCCCCAAAAAACCAGCCACAAGGGCGAGTTTAAAAAATGTTATTAAAGCTGAGAAAGCCTTAGACATAGAGTCCATGGTGAGAAGCTCCATTAAAAATGCTAAAACTTTAGATGTTTCAAGAAAGAAGGCTTTAGAATGAAAGGCGGGCAGGTAATTCAAACTTTTACCTTGAAAGATGGAAGGAAGGCTGTGATAAGGGCTCCGCGGTGGGAAGACTTAGACGACTTAATGGATTTTATCAACTCGCTTGTTAGGGAGGACGCTCCCATTCTTCGCGAAACAGAAGTTAATAGAATTGAAGAGGCAGAATGGCTTGCCAGACAACTTGTAGGTAGGGAAAAGGGCGAACTCATTCATTTCGTAGCTGAAGTTGATGGGAAAGTTGTGGCTTCAGCAGAGATAAGAAAGCGAAAGGGACATCAAAAACATGTTGGAGTTTTAGGGATAGCTGTAAAATCTGACTACAGAAGACTCGGAATAGCCATAAAACTAATTGAAACGCTGCTGGATGAAGCTAAAAAGCAGGGGTTGAAAGTAATAGTTCTAGACGTTTACGAAAAGAATTTGCCAGCTCTGAATCTTTATAAAAGAATGGGCTTTAAGGAAGTCGGGAGGATTCCAAAGGCAATATATTGGAAAGGCGAATACATAGACGACATCAAAATGGCTCGTATCCTAGAATAGGCTAAACATGTGGAGATGTGAATAACCCTAAACTTTGCTTACTATTTTCTTCCTA
It encodes:
- a CDS encoding glycosyltransferase family 4 protein, giving the protein MRIGFFVWEYPPKLVGGLGTYAEYITREFVSLGHDVTVFTLNPGNLKTHEILRGVEVHRPMIADASNVFPMFVVDDLKRWGTNIRLFNDLFIYNILSATKMINSLMKKEGYNFDIVCVHDWLSSISGLIVKNETKIPVVFHVHSTEFGRSGGCGSEVVSHLEWAMANAADRIVTVSYVMKEDLIRHGWPSQKISVVWNGVDPEKYNPANCKAEDIERLREFYGITSDEKMIFFLGRLTWVKGVRNLVQAMPLVLEEFPNVKLVILGKGEQQSDIQEAVHRLGIQDKVICRFDFVPEKERILHYAAADLCVFPSIYEPFGIVSLEAMSMAKPVVVGGHGVVGFKEQVIASGPDQNGVHVNGNDPADIAWGIKQVLCDPERAKRWGENGRKRVLQYFTWRKAAEQTLEIYETIVLETETSLAAEGKVSLKD
- the thiI gene encoding tRNA 4-thiouridine(8) synthase ThiI, which encodes MSVKFDTVIVRFGGEIGIKSEWTRKSYENLILKNIKKALTFHNINLEEFSRYSGRIYIKTETPIEVSEKLVKVFGISSVSPAIETTSNLKDIEEKSLELAREKLGENAKFAIRCRRVGSHSYTSMGVCRRVGQIILDELGARKLKVDLENPDVEIQIEIREDKAYVYSEVLHGPGGFPLGSQPKLVCLLSGGIDSPVACWLVMKRGAPITPIYFDNYPFTDETTLKRAVKVAEKLAEWAIGYPMKLYIIPHGPNLIEIREKCPERLTCLLCKRMMYRMAEEIARKERAEGIVTGESIGEQASQTLWNLKILDEAAKQYPVYRPLIGFDKVETERIAKKIGTYEISIQKAKGCEAAPKKPATRASLKNVIKAEKALDIESMVRSSIKNAKTLDVSRKKALE
- a CDS encoding GNAT family N-acetyltransferase, which translates into the protein MKGGQVIQTFTLKDGRKAVIRAPRWEDLDDLMDFINSLVREDAPILRETEVNRIEEAEWLARQLVGREKGELIHFVAEVDGKVVASAEIRKRKGHQKHVGVLGIAVKSDYRRLGIAIKLIETLLDEAKKQGLKVIVLDVYEKNLPALNLYKRMGFKEVGRIPKAIYWKGEYIDDIKMARILE